In Gemmatimonadetes bacterium SCN 70-22, a single genomic region encodes these proteins:
- a CDS encoding MarR family transcriptional regulator: MIESHTRPLCPRFHRAVELIGRRWTGAILRVLQGGGARFGSIAAAIPEMSDRMLAERLRELEHEGIVTRNVTAGGSPHVEYALTEKGRALDETFCAIARWAEAWGDDPRGGG; the protein is encoded by the coding sequence ATGATCGAATCGCACACGCGTCCGCTGTGCCCTCGCTTTCATCGCGCCGTGGAGTTGATCGGCCGGCGCTGGACGGGAGCGATCCTCCGGGTGCTACAGGGAGGGGGCGCGCGCTTCGGCAGTATCGCGGCGGCGATCCCCGAGATGAGCGATCGGATGCTCGCCGAGCGGCTCCGTGAACTCGAACACGAGGGGATCGTCACCCGGAACGTGACGGCAGGGGGATCGCCACACGTGGAGTACGCGCTCACGGAGAAGGGGCGCGCGCTGGACGAGACGTTCTGCGCCATCGCCCGCTGGGCGGAGGCCTGGGGCGACGACCCGCGTGGAGGTGGTTAG
- the sseA gene encoding 3-mercaptopyruvate sulfurtransferase (catalyzes the transfer of a sulfur ion to cyanide or to other thiol compounds), with amino-acid sequence MTPLALPTPLVTTAWLAEHLGSPGLKVVDATTHLVTANRDAHGEYLAGHIPGAVFADIDWLSDETSSLPHTFPTPEQFAARMSTLGIENDDAVVVYDSSGQNFSAPRLWFMLRAFGHERVAVLDGGLRRWALDGRAIETGPVAQTPSHFVPHLDASRLRDRAAVEANLRARREQVVDARSPGRFAATEPEPRPGIRGGHIPGSRNVHYARLVQPDGTLRPAAELRAIMEEAGVAVDRPVVASCGSGVTACAVVLALEVLGARETAVYDGSWTEWGGRSDTPVETGEAQ; translated from the coding sequence ATGACGCCACTTGCCCTCCCGACACCGCTCGTCACCACCGCCTGGCTTGCCGAACACCTCGGAAGTCCGGGGCTGAAGGTCGTGGATGCCACGACGCACCTCGTGACCGCCAATCGTGATGCCCACGGCGAGTACCTGGCGGGGCACATCCCGGGTGCGGTATTCGCGGACATCGACTGGCTGAGTGACGAGACGTCGTCGCTCCCCCATACGTTTCCGACGCCGGAGCAGTTCGCCGCGCGCATGAGCACGCTCGGGATCGAGAACGACGACGCGGTGGTCGTCTACGACAGCTCGGGGCAGAACTTCAGCGCGCCACGCCTGTGGTTCATGCTGCGTGCCTTTGGGCATGAACGGGTGGCGGTGCTGGATGGTGGGCTGCGCCGATGGGCGCTGGACGGTCGCGCGATCGAGACGGGGCCGGTGGCCCAGACGCCGTCGCACTTCGTTCCCCACCTCGACGCGTCACGACTCCGCGATCGCGCGGCGGTTGAGGCAAACCTGCGCGCGAGGCGCGAGCAGGTGGTGGACGCTCGATCGCCGGGGCGCTTCGCGGCGACCGAACCGGAGCCACGGCCGGGGATTCGTGGCGGCCACATCCCGGGGAGCCGCAACGTGCACTACGCACGCCTCGTGCAGCCGGACGGGACGCTGCGTCCGGCGGCCGAGCTTCGGGCGATCATGGAGGAAGCGGGCGTCGCCGTCGACCGTCCGGTCGTCGCCAGCTGCGGATCAGGGGTGACGGCGTGTGCGGTGGTCCTGGCGCTCGAGGTACTCGGAGCGCGGGAGACGGCGGTGTACGACGGGAGCTGGACGGAGTGGGGCGGGCGGAGCGACACGCCGGTCGAGACGGGGGAGGCGCAGTAG
- a CDS encoding phosphoribosyl-ATP diphosphatase → MLDLDALDFAKGGGFVTVVAQDATTLQVLMVARADREALARTLDTGEMHYHSRSRGLWHKGATSGNVQRVVALRVDCDGDAVLAFVAPAGPACHTGAISCFDQGSALEHRGLQDDSRPRAASPSGHARSTAAGSAASGVLVRLAATVAARKAALPLPEGGKPTYTQRLLIDRNLRLKKLGEEATELAVACADEDRARAAEEAGDVIYHALVALAAIDVAVDDVARVLDERAR, encoded by the coding sequence ATGCTTGATCTCGACGCGCTGGACTTCGCCAAGGGCGGTGGCTTCGTGACCGTCGTCGCCCAGGACGCGACGACGCTACAGGTCCTGATGGTCGCCCGCGCCGACCGTGAGGCCCTTGCCCGCACCTTGGACACCGGAGAGATGCACTACCACTCGCGTTCTCGGGGGCTGTGGCACAAGGGGGCAACCAGCGGCAATGTGCAGCGCGTGGTCGCCTTGCGCGTCGATTGCGACGGAGATGCCGTCCTGGCCTTCGTGGCACCCGCTGGGCCGGCCTGCCACACCGGGGCGATCAGCTGCTTCGACCAGGGAAGCGCCCTCGAGCATCGAGGCTTGCAGGACGACTCGCGTCCTCGAGCTGCCTCACCCTCCGGGCACGCCAGGTCAACCGCAGCTGGCAGCGCGGCATCGGGAGTCCTGGTGCGACTCGCCGCGACCGTGGCCGCGCGGAAAGCGGCCTTGCCACTGCCGGAGGGGGGCAAGCCGACTTACACGCAACGCCTCCTCATCGATCGCAACCTGAGGTTGAAGAAACTTGGCGAGGAGGCGACCGAGTTGGCCGTCGCGTGTGCCGACGAGGATCGCGCCCGCGCGGCAGAGGAAGCCGGCGACGTCATCTACCATGCCTTGGTCGCGCTTGCCGCCATCGACGTGGCCGTGGACGACGTCGCGCGCGTCCTGGACGAGCGGGCGCGATAG
- a CDS encoding histidinol-phosphatase: MTTPSLLLEAVADVARVAGDVALRYFKSGLAVDTKGDGSPVTIADRTAEEVARRWIAERFPDDAVLGEEFGASGDDRQRRWFIDPIDGTKTFVRGVPLWGTMIGVAQGDEVLAGAIYCPAVGELVAAAAGEGCWFNASRCHVSTVSSLDAATILVTDARFPYNPQRGAKWAALGGRVAVSRTWGDCYGYVQVATGRAELMVDDRLSPWDAAALIPIVREAGGVYTDWRGGGKVDGGDGVASNAVLAAPFREALGIPEDRDHA; encoded by the coding sequence ATGACCACACCGTCGCTTCTCCTCGAGGCGGTCGCCGATGTTGCCCGCGTCGCCGGCGACGTCGCGCTGCGCTATTTCAAGAGCGGGCTCGCTGTCGACACCAAGGGCGATGGCAGCCCCGTCACCATTGCCGACCGCACCGCAGAGGAGGTGGCGCGTCGTTGGATCGCCGAACGCTTTCCCGACGACGCCGTGCTCGGCGAGGAGTTCGGCGCCTCCGGCGACGATCGGCAGCGCCGCTGGTTCATCGACCCGATTGACGGCACCAAGACGTTCGTGCGTGGTGTTCCCCTGTGGGGAACGATGATCGGCGTGGCCCAAGGCGACGAGGTGCTGGCGGGGGCCATCTACTGTCCGGCGGTGGGCGAACTCGTCGCGGCTGCGGCCGGGGAAGGGTGCTGGTTCAATGCGAGCCGTTGCCACGTGTCGACCGTGTCGTCGCTCGACGCCGCCACGATCCTGGTGACCGATGCGCGCTTTCCATACAACCCGCAGCGGGGGGCCAAGTGGGCCGCGTTAGGCGGGCGCGTGGCCGTCTCGCGCACCTGGGGAGACTGTTACGGCTACGTGCAGGTGGCCACCGGGCGGGCGGAGCTGATGGTCGACGATCGGCTGAGCCCGTGGGATGCGGCGGCGCTGATCCCCATCGTTCGGGAGGCCGGAGGGGTGTACACCGACTGGCGTGGGGGGGGCAAGGTGGATGGCGGGGACGGCGTGGCGAGCAATGCCGTACTCGCCGCGCCCTTCCGCGAGGCCTTGGGGATCCCGGAGGATCGCGACCATGCTTGA
- a CDS encoding imidazole glycerol phosphate synthase subunit HisF codes for MLTRRLIVCLDVKGGRVVKGVNFESLRDVGDPVALAERYEREGADEIVYLDISASAEERATFLDLARRTAERLFIPLTIGGGIRSADDVARALRAGADKVSLNTAAVERPEVLSEAAHRFGAQCVVASIDAALIDGTYRVFVKGGKVPTELEAVAWAQECERRGAGEILLTSIDRDGVRAGYDIPLTRAISDAVNVPVIASGGAGSAAHVCEALGPGGADAALVAGILHDEITTVAALKRAMQDSGLPVRLVPASSLVEDRAPRRSAS; via the coding sequence ATGCTCACGCGGCGCTTGATCGTCTGCCTCGACGTGAAGGGGGGGCGCGTGGTGAAGGGCGTGAACTTCGAGTCGCTGCGCGACGTGGGAGATCCGGTCGCGCTCGCCGAGCGGTATGAACGCGAGGGAGCGGACGAGATCGTCTACCTCGACATCTCCGCCAGCGCCGAGGAGCGTGCCACCTTCCTCGACCTCGCGAGACGGACCGCAGAACGCCTGTTCATCCCCCTCACCATCGGCGGCGGCATCCGTTCGGCAGACGATGTCGCGCGTGCACTAAGGGCCGGAGCCGACAAGGTCAGCCTCAACACGGCGGCCGTGGAGCGCCCCGAGGTCCTCTCCGAGGCCGCGCATCGTTTCGGGGCGCAATGTGTCGTGGCCAGCATCGACGCCGCCCTCATCGACGGCACCTACCGGGTCTTCGTGAAGGGAGGGAAGGTCCCGACGGAGCTCGAGGCCGTCGCGTGGGCGCAGGAATGCGAACGGCGCGGTGCAGGGGAGATCCTGCTCACCAGCATCGACCGCGACGGCGTGCGAGCGGGCTACGACATCCCCCTCACGCGTGCGATCAGCGACGCCGTCAATGTTCCGGTGATCGCATCGGGCGGCGCCGGGAGCGCGGCGCATGTGTGCGAAGCGCTCGGCCCCGGCGGGGCGGACGCGGCGCTGGTCGCGGGCATCCTGCACGATGAGATCACGACCGTGGCCGCGCTCAAGCGGGCCATGCAAGACAGCGGCCTCCCCGTCCGCCTGGTCCCGGCGTCGAGCCTCGTCGAGGATCGGGCACCCCGGAGGAGCGCCTCATGA
- a CDS encoding imidazoleglycerol-phosphate dehydratase translates to MSTIERETRETSIRVTVTRGGGDIAVDTSLPFLDHMLLTWARYAGVALELHARGDLRHHLIEDVAIALGAAFKGEIPATAARYGHRVVPMDEAVVECALDIGGRFYYEGPLPSSLYDHFMRSFAEHAGTTLHLRVLRGTDRHHIVEAAFKALGLALRDALVDSGAVFSTKGSVSLKRGGQ, encoded by the coding sequence ATGAGTACCATCGAGCGCGAAACCCGCGAGACGTCCATTCGCGTGACCGTCACGCGTGGCGGCGGTGACATCGCCGTCGACACCTCGCTCCCCTTCCTCGACCACATGCTCCTCACGTGGGCCCGGTACGCCGGGGTGGCACTGGAGCTGCACGCGCGCGGCGACCTGCGCCACCACCTCATCGAGGACGTGGCCATCGCGCTCGGGGCGGCGTTCAAGGGTGAGATCCCCGCGACCGCGGCGCGCTACGGGCACCGCGTCGTCCCCATGGACGAGGCGGTGGTGGAGTGCGCCCTCGACATCGGCGGGCGCTTCTACTACGAGGGGCCGCTCCCCAGCTCGCTCTACGATCACTTCATGCGCTCGTTCGCCGAGCACGCCGGCACCACGTTGCACCTGCGGGTGCTGCGCGGCACCGATCGGCACCACATCGTCGAAGCCGCATTCAAGGCGCTCGGCCTGGCCCTGCGTGACGCCCTGGTCGACAGCGGTGCGGTCTTCTCCACCAAGGGCAGCGTCTCCCTCAAGCGGGGGGGCCAGTAA
- a CDS encoding 1-(5-phosphoribosyl)-5-((5-phosphoribosylamino)methylideneamino)imidazole-4-carboxamide isomerase yields the protein MIAIPAVDLREGACVQLVGGEYAEERVRLDDPLAVAREWARLGFARLHVVDLDAALEKGSNLPLIREMLREQLAEVQVGGGLRTTDAVRDILDDGARCAIVGTRALEDLDWLAELAHDNPGQVIVAADVRDRRVTTRGWQRTLPRNVLDMVEEMSGLPLAALLVTAVHREGQLQGTDLPLMEDVVEAAAFPVFAAGGVSSTGDLYALQDRGVAGAVIGMALYTGAIDPRAIVEEFAA from the coding sequence ATGATCGCTATCCCCGCGGTAGACCTGCGTGAGGGGGCGTGCGTGCAGCTGGTGGGAGGGGAGTACGCCGAGGAACGCGTCCGGCTCGATGACCCGTTGGCCGTGGCGCGTGAGTGGGCCCGCCTCGGCTTCGCGCGCCTGCACGTCGTCGACCTCGATGCAGCCCTCGAGAAGGGGAGCAACCTTCCGCTCATACGCGAGATGCTCCGCGAGCAGCTGGCGGAGGTGCAGGTGGGGGGCGGGCTCCGGACGACCGATGCCGTTCGCGACATCCTCGACGACGGCGCGCGCTGCGCCATCGTCGGGACGCGGGCGCTCGAGGACCTGGACTGGCTCGCCGAGCTGGCACACGACAATCCGGGCCAGGTCATCGTCGCGGCCGACGTGCGGGATCGACGCGTGACCACGCGCGGCTGGCAGCGCACCCTCCCGCGCAACGTCCTCGACATGGTCGAGGAGATGAGTGGCCTCCCCCTCGCCGCCCTCCTGGTGACGGCGGTGCACCGGGAAGGACAGCTGCAAGGCACCGACCTCCCGCTGATGGAGGACGTGGTGGAAGCCGCCGCCTTCCCCGTCTTCGCGGCTGGCGGCGTGTCGAGCACCGGCGACCTCTACGCCTTGCAGGATCGGGGAGTCGCTGGCGCGGTCATCGGAATGGCCCTGTATACCGGCGCGATCGACCCGCGTGCCATCGTCGAGGAGTTTGCCGCATGA
- a CDS encoding imidazole glycerol phosphate synthase, glutamine amidotransferase subunit, whose protein sequence is MREPRITIFDYGAGNLHSLAKAVASAGTTPVIEPDPVRAARTDVLLLPGVGAFTPAAERLQPGRDAMRRALEDGLPCLGICLGMQLLFDGSEEGPGEGLGIIPGRVSRLAAHRLPQIGWNSVDDAADPLFTTSGLRHVYYANSYVCRPDDPTLVTAWSTHEGDRFPASVRRGRTVGVQFHPEKSSGAGVAFIHAFLAEALR, encoded by the coding sequence ATGCGTGAACCGCGGATCACGATCTTCGACTACGGCGCTGGCAACCTCCACTCGCTGGCCAAGGCGGTGGCCAGCGCCGGCACTACGCCGGTGATCGAGCCCGACCCCGTGCGCGCCGCAAGGACCGACGTCCTCCTGCTCCCGGGCGTTGGCGCATTCACGCCCGCTGCGGAGCGCCTGCAACCTGGACGCGACGCGATGCGACGCGCGCTCGAGGACGGCCTTCCCTGCCTCGGCATCTGTCTCGGCATGCAGCTCCTGTTCGACGGAAGTGAAGAGGGGCCGGGGGAGGGGCTCGGGATCATCCCCGGGCGCGTGTCGCGCCTTGCCGCCCATCGGCTCCCGCAGATCGGTTGGAACTCGGTCGACGACGCCGCCGATCCCTTGTTCACCACGTCGGGGCTGCGGCACGTGTACTACGCCAACTCGTACGTCTGCCGTCCCGACGACCCCACGCTCGTCACGGCATGGAGTACGCACGAAGGCGATCGCTTCCCCGCGTCCGTGCGGCGCGGTCGCACCGTCGGTGTCCAGTTTCACCCGGAGAAGTCGTCGGGCGCCGGCGTGGCCTTCATTCACGCGTTCCTGGCGGAGGCGCTTCGATGA
- a CDS encoding histidinol dehydrogenase, translating into MSTLKLRFQGAVSSLDPDARRALLDRSTAEDDVLRDTVAAILDAVRREGDSVLRSLAREYDGVTLKRLEVPKNEWTKALEAIDPAVRTAMERAARNIEAAHRAFLPVLTEVETEAGIVIGRRPDPLGRVGVYAPGGRAAYPSSVLMGAIPAKVAGVRDVIVCSPPGSNGIPSMVVLAACAIAGVDKVFAIGGAGAVGAMAYGTQSVPRVDRIVGPGNAWVAEAKVQVGRSCAIDSPAGPSELLVILDGNADTGQVAREMLAQAEHDPQACVVAVAVGDDIAAQLETALDTMVGGYARANIIRQALEANGGVVSVGSLDDAVIFANAYAPEHLLLAVDPADADRLLGQLRNAGTIFVGESASVSFGDYMTGANHTLPTNGLARSYSGLSTLDFVRFTTYQRVTPDASARLARDVGVFADAEGLDGHARAARGWIAKGEPT; encoded by the coding sequence GTGAGCACGCTCAAGCTGCGTTTTCAGGGCGCGGTGTCGTCCTTGGATCCCGATGCTCGGCGCGCCCTCCTCGACCGGTCGACGGCCGAGGACGACGTGTTGCGCGACACGGTGGCCGCCATCCTCGACGCCGTCCGTCGCGAGGGAGACAGCGTCCTCCGGTCGCTCGCCCGGGAGTATGACGGGGTCACGCTCAAGCGCCTCGAAGTCCCGAAGAACGAGTGGACGAAGGCGCTGGAGGCGATCGACCCCGCGGTGCGCACCGCAATGGAGCGCGCCGCCCGCAACATCGAAGCGGCCCACAGGGCCTTCCTGCCGGTCCTGACGGAGGTCGAGACGGAGGCCGGCATCGTCATCGGGCGCCGCCCCGACCCGTTGGGCCGGGTGGGGGTGTACGCCCCCGGCGGCCGCGCCGCGTATCCGAGCTCCGTCCTCATGGGCGCGATCCCGGCCAAGGTGGCGGGGGTCCGAGACGTCATCGTCTGCTCGCCGCCGGGGAGCAACGGAATCCCGTCCATGGTGGTCCTGGCCGCCTGCGCCATCGCCGGCGTCGACAAGGTGTTCGCGATCGGCGGCGCTGGGGCGGTCGGAGCCATGGCCTATGGCACGCAAAGCGTACCCCGTGTCGATCGCATCGTGGGTCCGGGCAACGCCTGGGTCGCCGAGGCCAAGGTGCAGGTCGGCCGGTCGTGCGCCATCGATTCTCCGGCCGGCCCCAGCGAGCTTCTGGTGATTCTCGACGGGAACGCCGACACCGGGCAGGTGGCTCGCGAGATGCTCGCCCAGGCCGAGCACGACCCCCAGGCGTGCGTGGTGGCCGTGGCCGTCGGCGACGACATCGCTGCCCAGCTCGAGACCGCGCTGGACACCATGGTGGGCGGCTATGCACGGGCAAACATCATCCGGCAGGCACTGGAAGCGAACGGTGGCGTCGTCTCGGTGGGATCGCTCGACGACGCGGTGATCTTCGCCAATGCGTACGCCCCTGAGCATCTCCTGCTGGCGGTCGACCCGGCCGACGCGGACCGGCTCCTCGGCCAGCTGCGGAACGCCGGGACCATCTTCGTCGGCGAGTCGGCGTCGGTCTCGTTTGGCGACTACATGACCGGCGCCAATCACACGCTCCCCACCAACGGACTGGCCCGCTCCTACTCGGGGCTCTCGACCCTGGATTTCGTTCGCTTCACGACGTATCAGCGTGTCACGCCGGACGCCTCTGCGCGGCTGGCCCGCGACGTCGGGGTCTTCGCCGACGCCGAGGGGCTCGATGGTCACGCACGGGCGGCGCGCGGGTGGATCGCGAAGGGTGAACCGACATGA
- a CDS encoding ATP phosphoribosyltransferase — protein sequence MLKIALPNKGRLSDEARELFNDAGLEVRAQGDRALTASLGGEFEAIFVRAQDIPEFVADGAADAGVTGWDLVSESERPLDSRLDLGFGKCRLVVAVREESRVKLISDLTRGTRVATVFPRITRAFFESHSIDVEVVPVSGAAEIAPHLGIADVVVDLTSTGSTLKMNGLREVQTVMTSTARLVTAPEAAERDAGKGQALRELTSALESVLRARGQRYLMANVPRQSLARVKEIIPGLNGPTVIDILNGGSHVAVHAVVPATSIYRTIASLKSLGAEGILVTRIERLMP from the coding sequence ATGCTGAAGATCGCACTGCCCAACAAGGGGCGGCTCTCCGACGAAGCGCGAGAGCTCTTCAACGATGCAGGACTCGAAGTGCGCGCCCAGGGCGATCGGGCCCTGACCGCATCGCTCGGCGGCGAGTTCGAGGCCATCTTCGTCCGGGCCCAGGACATCCCCGAGTTCGTGGCCGACGGCGCCGCCGATGCCGGCGTCACCGGGTGGGACCTCGTCAGCGAATCCGAGCGCCCCCTCGACTCGCGCCTCGACCTCGGCTTCGGGAAATGCAGGCTGGTGGTGGCGGTTCGGGAGGAGTCCCGCGTCAAGCTCATCTCCGACCTGACGCGTGGCACCCGCGTCGCGACGGTCTTTCCGCGCATCACGCGGGCCTTTTTCGAATCGCACTCCATTGACGTGGAAGTGGTTCCCGTCAGCGGTGCGGCCGAGATTGCGCCACACCTCGGCATCGCCGACGTTGTCGTCGACCTCACTTCCACCGGCTCGACGCTCAAGATGAACGGACTGCGTGAGGTCCAGACCGTCATGACCTCCACGGCCCGTCTCGTCACGGCCCCGGAGGCGGCTGAGCGCGACGCAGGGAAAGGGCAGGCACTCCGGGAGCTCACATCGGCGCTCGAGTCGGTGCTGCGAGCCCGGGGGCAGCGATACCTGATGGCGAACGTGCCGCGCCAGTCGCTTGCGCGGGTGAAGGAGATCATCCCGGGGCTCAACGGCCCAACGGTGATCGACATCTTGAACGGCGGAAGCCACGTCGCGGTCCACGCCGTCGTCCCCGCCACATCCATCTACCGCACGATCGCCTCGCTCAAGTCGCTCGGAGCGGAAGGAATCCTCGTCACTCGAATCGAGAGGCTGATGCCGTGA